Proteins encoded by one window of Manihot esculenta cultivar AM560-2 chromosome 10, M.esculenta_v8, whole genome shotgun sequence:
- the LOC110624765 gene encoding mitotic checkpoint protein BUB3.2, whose product MTAVVPPPGSGRELSSPPSDGISNLRFSNHSDHLLVSSWDKSVRLYDASANALRGEFMHGGPVLDCCFHDDSSGFSASADNTVRRLVFSYGKEDILGRHDAPVRCIEYSYAAGQVITGSWDKTLKCWDPRGASGQERTLVGTYPQPERVYSLSLVGNRLVVATAGRHVNIYDLRNMSQPEQRRESSLKYQTRCVRCYPNGTGYALSSVEGRVAMEFFDLSEASQAKKYAFKCHRKSEAGRDIVYPVNAIAFHPVYGTFATGGCDGFVNVWDGNNKKRLYQYSKYPSSIAGLSFSRDGRLLAVASSYTFEEGDKPHEPDAIFVRSVNEIEVKPKPKVLPTPPA is encoded by the exons ATGACAGCTGTCGTCCCTCCGCCGGGCTCCGGCCGCGAGCTCTCCAGCCCACCTTCCGACGGAATATCCAACCTCCGCTTCTCTAATCACAGCGACCATCTCCTCGTCTCCTCTTGGGACAAG AGTGTGAGATTGTATGATGCGAGTGCTAATGCGTTGCGAGGAGAGTTTATGCATGGGGGACCAGTGCTTGATTGCTGCTTCCATGATGACTCCTCTGGGTTTAGCGCTAGTGCCGATAATACTGTGCGACG GCTGGTTTTTAGCTATGGTAAGGAGGATATTTTGGGAAGGCATGATGCACCTGTTCGCTGTATTGAGTATTCATATGCAGCAG GGCAAGTCATCACTGGTAGTTGGGACAAAACACTGAAATGTTGGGATCCCAGAGGAGCAAGTGGACAGGAGCGCACTCTCGTTGGCACATATCCACAACCTGAGCGTGTTTATTCTTTATCTCTTGTTGGCAATCGTTTAGTAGTAGCTACTGCAGGAAgacatgtaaatatttatgattTGCGAAATATGTCTCAACCTGAGCAACGAAGGGAATCTTCACTGAAATATCAAACTCGATGTGTGCGTTGTTATCCCAATGGTACAG GATATGCTCTTAGTTCAGTTGAAGGGAGGGTTGCAATGGAGTTTTTTGATCTTTCAGAGGCTAGTCAAGCAAAAAA ATATGCATTCAAATGTCATCGAAAATCAGAGGCTGGAAGGGACATTGTCTATCCTGTAAATGCTATTGCATTTCATCCTGT TTATGGTACATTTGCAACTGGAGGTTGTGATGGATTTGTTAATGTGTGGGACGGGAACAATAAAAAGAGGCTTTATCAG TACTCAAAGTATCCGTCAAGCATTGCAGGACTCTCATTTAGCAGAGATGGTCGTCTGTTGGCTGTGGCATCAAGCTACACATTTGAAGAGGGAGACAAACC GCACGAACCAGACGCTATATTTGTGCGCAGTGTAAATGAAATTGAAGTCAAGCCAAAACCAAAAGTGCTCCCCACCCCTCCTGCTTAA
- the LOC110624208 gene encoding uncharacterized protein LOC110624208 — translation MFDMSTGKSRTSSSIRVIAAYRYTRWKWDRITMDFVTGLPLSLRKKDAIWVIVDKLTKSTYFLPIKMDYTLEKYAELYINEILRLHGVPISIILDRDPRFTSRFWKKLQEALRTRLNFNTAFHHQTDGQSERVIQVLEDMLRSSELVRQTEEKVKIIKERLKDAIDRQKSYVDLRRKDVEFVVGDKVFLKVSPWKKVLRFGKKAETIDVQSYLTYEKEPMKILAKEMKELRNKKIPLVKLLWRNHKVEEATWESEEVMKQQYP, via the exons ATGTTTGATATGTCAACGGGTAAAAGCAGAACATCAAGTTCCATCAGGGTTATTGCAGCCTATCGCTATACTAGatggaaatgggatagaattaccatggattttgtaacAGGATTGCCACTCTCACTAAGGAAGAAAGATGCTATCTGGGTAATAGTTGACAAGTTAACTAAATCAACATATTTCTTGCCAATCAAAATGGATTATACATTAGAAAAGTATGCAGAATTGTACATTAATGAAATTCTGAGACTACATGGTGTTCCTATCTCTATCATATTAGACAGAGATCCAAGATTCACATCCAGATTTTGGAAAAAACTACAAGAAGCTTTAAGGACAAGATTGAATTTTAATACAGCTTTTCATCATCAGACAGATGGCCAGTCAGAGAGAGTAATTCAAGTTTTGGAAGACATGCTCAGAA GCTCAGAGTTGGTAAGACAGACTGAGGAGAAAGTGaagattatcaaagaaagattgaaagaTGCAATAGATAGGCAAAAATCCTATGTAGATTTGAGAAGAAAAGATGTAGAATTTGTTGTTGGGGACAAAGTGTTTTTAAAAGTTTCGCCATGGAAGAAAGTGCTAAgatttggcaagaaag CAGAAACTATTGATGTACAATCTTACCTAACTTATGAAAAAGAACCAATGAAAATTTTGGCAAAGGAAATGAAAGagttaagaaataagaagaTTCCTTTAGTGAAACTGTTATGGAGAAATCACAAGGTAGAAGAAGCTACATGGGAGAGTGAAGAAGTTATGAAACAACAATATCCATAG